Proteins from a genomic interval of Arthrobacter sp. CAN_C5:
- a CDS encoding multicopper oxidase family protein produces the protein MSISRRQVLLGGGLMGALGAGALSLPARSIDAKSISRLAPGDMPRPFQTLLTQAPILEPSSTGIDPVDGAPVSYFTLTEMAATAAILPRLKTPILGYDGIFPGPTISLEQGTKAVLRIRNQLPAVHPFDGHPLTTSTHLHGSASLPQYDGYASDITSPGFRKDYHYPNFQPARTLWYHDHGVHYTALNVYSGLVGQYHLHDPLERALLPQGRFDVALSISDAIFAANGTLSYTDDSHSGLWGDVILVNGRPWPVLKVQKRIYRFRILNCCISRSLRPALSTGDPVTFVGVDGGLLPLSQTVASWRHASAERYEILIDFRKYSTGQRIVLRNLSNPNNVNYDYTNRIMAFDVTDEPVDTSDPTWNTIPAQLATSNPVMALNPSESRKVRRFRVKRDDVTNMWIINGETWQDVISSGYKRVIADPGLGDVEIWEFENSSGGWFHPLHIHLIDFKILSRNGRPPFAYEKGPKDVVYIGEGETVRLLMKFGPHKGRYMLHCHNLPHEDHDMMVQFRVGPEDNFDPYDPITAAPATWDG, from the coding sequence ATGTCCATTTCACGGCGACAAGTGCTGCTGGGGGGCGGCCTGATGGGGGCCCTCGGCGCAGGCGCCCTGTCCCTGCCGGCTCGGTCCATCGATGCCAAATCGATCAGCCGTCTGGCTCCCGGGGACATGCCCCGCCCGTTTCAAACACTTCTAACGCAGGCCCCCATCCTTGAACCATCCTCCACGGGCATCGATCCGGTGGATGGTGCTCCGGTCAGTTATTTCACGCTCACCGAGATGGCGGCTACCGCCGCCATCCTCCCTCGGCTCAAAACCCCGATCCTTGGCTACGACGGGATCTTTCCCGGCCCCACGATCAGCCTCGAGCAGGGCACCAAAGCCGTTCTGCGCATACGTAACCAACTGCCGGCTGTCCACCCCTTTGACGGCCACCCCCTAACGACCTCAACGCATCTACACGGGTCAGCGTCGTTGCCGCAGTACGATGGGTACGCCAGCGATATCACCAGCCCCGGGTTCCGAAAGGACTATCACTACCCGAACTTCCAGCCAGCCCGGACCCTCTGGTATCACGACCACGGCGTCCATTACACAGCGCTCAACGTATACTCCGGACTCGTCGGGCAGTACCACCTTCACGATCCGCTGGAGCGCGCGCTCCTACCTCAGGGACGATTTGATGTGGCGCTCAGCATCTCCGACGCCATCTTCGCGGCAAACGGCACTCTCAGCTACACGGACGACAGCCATTCGGGGCTCTGGGGTGACGTCATTCTGGTCAATGGCCGGCCGTGGCCCGTATTGAAAGTACAGAAACGCATCTACCGATTCAGGATCCTCAACTGCTGTATCTCCCGCTCGCTACGGCCCGCCCTGAGCACCGGAGACCCGGTCACCTTTGTCGGCGTTGACGGTGGGCTGCTGCCGCTGTCCCAGACCGTGGCAAGCTGGCGGCACGCCTCTGCGGAACGTTATGAGATCCTCATCGATTTCCGGAAATACAGCACCGGGCAACGGATCGTGCTGCGGAACCTGTCCAACCCAAACAATGTGAACTATGACTACACCAACAGGATCATGGCATTCGATGTTACCGATGAACCGGTTGATACGAGCGACCCGACCTGGAACACTATTCCGGCGCAACTCGCAACCAGCAATCCTGTGATGGCCCTCAACCCATCCGAGTCCCGTAAGGTCCGCAGGTTCCGGGTCAAGCGCGACGACGTCACTAATATGTGGATCATCAACGGGGAAACCTGGCAAGACGTCATCAGCAGCGGCTACAAAAGGGTCATCGCGGATCCGGGGCTCGGGGACGTCGAAATCTGGGAATTTGAGAACAGCTCCGGCGGATGGTTCCACCCGCTTCACATCCACCTCATCGATTTCAAGATCCTCAGCCGCAACGGCCGCCCGCCGTTCGCCTACGAGAAGGGGCCAAAGGATGTGGTCTACATTGGGGAAGGAGAGACGGTCCGGCTGCTGATGAAGTTCGGGCCTCACAAGGGCCGTTATATGTTGCACTGCCACAACCTTCCGCACGAGGACCACGACATGATGGTTCAGTTCAGGGTGGGGCCGGAAGACAACTTTGATCCTTATGACCCGATCACTGCGGCACCCGCTACGTGGGATGGCTAG
- a CDS encoding sensor histidine kinase, producing the protein MTLIATPVAFWIRAEAENHALDNAQRITQRLADYAVSPLINDRLIAGDPAAIEELDVRLKPWLERGAVLRIKVWDGDGRIIYSDVPSLIGQQFDLPAPALGLLAGASGTTSLEDQQGLENEYEADSGELVEVYVGSLAATGAPLIFEAYYDDDGVREEQTRVLLAITPIFLLAFGVLQLAQLIPAVRLARRIQAHEVSRRKLLQYAIEASDLERRRIARDLHDEVIQDLAGLSYAMEAEEKRGAASQRPLFGRVRSILQENLRTLRAMTSELYPPDLDTLGLPAALTRLAESLREQGIDVALQVPDNYEMDRDHAVMLYRVAREVLTNTVKHAHANSVHLSLLREDGSTVLTIRDDGRGFNPEDGSPEGHLGLRLMHDTIREAGGSLQVLSGGGCGTSVIATLSRIPSAA; encoded by the coding sequence ATGACACTGATTGCCACGCCTGTCGCCTTTTGGATTCGGGCTGAAGCGGAGAACCATGCGCTCGATAACGCGCAGCGCATTACCCAGCGCCTAGCTGACTATGCGGTCAGCCCGTTGATCAATGATCGCCTGATCGCTGGCGACCCCGCGGCGATCGAGGAACTTGATGTACGGCTGAAACCGTGGCTGGAACGGGGCGCCGTGTTGAGGATCAAGGTGTGGGACGGCGACGGGCGGATTATCTATTCAGACGTGCCGTCCCTGATCGGCCAACAATTCGACCTCCCCGCGCCCGCCCTGGGTCTGCTCGCCGGAGCTAGCGGAACCACGTCCCTGGAGGACCAACAAGGTCTGGAAAATGAGTACGAAGCAGACTCCGGCGAGTTGGTGGAGGTGTATGTGGGGTCGCTGGCGGCCACTGGAGCGCCCCTGATCTTTGAGGCGTACTACGACGACGACGGCGTTCGCGAAGAGCAGACTCGGGTGCTTTTGGCGATCACGCCGATCTTCCTGCTCGCCTTCGGCGTCCTCCAACTCGCACAGTTGATACCCGCTGTCCGGCTCGCCCGCCGGATCCAGGCACACGAGGTCTCCCGTCGCAAACTGCTGCAATACGCTATTGAAGCCTCTGATCTGGAGCGTCGACGGATTGCCAGGGACCTTCATGACGAGGTAATCCAGGACCTTGCGGGGCTGTCCTACGCGATGGAGGCCGAAGAGAAACGGGGTGCGGCCTCTCAACGTCCCCTGTTTGGCCGGGTCCGGTCCATTCTCCAGGAAAACCTCCGGACACTCCGTGCCATGACGAGTGAACTCTATCCCCCGGACCTGGACACGTTGGGGCTGCCGGCGGCTCTGACCCGGTTAGCAGAGTCTCTGCGCGAACAGGGCATCGACGTGGCGCTTCAGGTTCCGGACAACTATGAGATGGACCGCGACCACGCCGTCATGTTGTACAGGGTGGCCCGGGAGGTACTGACCAATACCGTGAAGCATGCCCATGCGAACTCCGTCCATCTTTCGCTGCTGAGGGAGGACGGTAGTACCGTCCTGACCATCAGGGACGACGGCCGCGGTTTCAACCCAGAGGATGGTTCACCCGAAGGCCATCTCGGCCTACGGCTCATGCATGACACCATCCGGGAGGCAGGCGGCTCCCTTCAGGTGTTGTCAGGCGGAGGCTGCGGTACCTCAGTGATCGCAACACTCAGCCGCATCCCCTCCGCCGCTTAG
- a CDS encoding penicillin-binding transpeptidase domain-containing protein, giving the protein MATIAALALTLTACTDTGPTAEDAAAVFAEGLTALDVTGSTFTAGSVATVNEELAAITAALDPLTPTVSVGAVESPSEGTATVQLDHVWDLDDSDDDWAYTTSVELSLVDDVWQVAWDPAAAVDGLEPGQVLTKSSNPAERGDILGADGEILVTDRPVIRIGIDKTQLEADQWAGSAEALAALLGVDPEAFAAQVDGAGPEAFVEAIVLRDDDSRAVTDAELAAVPGALALPDELALAPTRTFARELLGSVGLASAEMIEQSDGELESGDVTGLSGLQLQHNDQLAGTPGLVVSAAPAEQTGDATGPVVLFEQDPVPGEPLTTTLDQTLQSLAEGVLEEEPSASSIVALRPSTGEILTVANGPGSAGLQTALLGQYPPGSTFKVATSLALLREGFTPESGTQCTEELVVDGRSFNNASTYPAAFLGEIPLLQTFAQSCNTGFIATRDVVSQEELAAAASDLGVGVEASMGISAFFGSVPETAEGTAHAASMIGQGEVLVSPLALAVMTASVGAGERVTPTLLAADSANETAGETAGESDPSPSPAGTPGALTADEAGTLRTLMAAVVAEGGATVLADVPGDPVLAKTGTAEFGDEDPPRTHAWIVALQGDLAVAVFVEEGELGSTSGGPLMDAFLRGAAQ; this is encoded by the coding sequence GTGGCAACCATCGCAGCGCTCGCACTGACTCTCACCGCCTGCACGGATACCGGCCCAACGGCAGAGGACGCCGCCGCCGTGTTCGCCGAGGGGCTCACCGCCCTCGACGTCACCGGTTCCACGTTCACCGCCGGTTCGGTAGCGACGGTGAATGAGGAACTCGCCGCGATCACTGCGGCACTCGATCCGCTCACTCCCACCGTCTCAGTCGGGGCGGTGGAATCTCCGTCCGAGGGCACAGCCACCGTCCAACTGGACCACGTGTGGGACCTGGACGACAGCGACGACGACTGGGCCTACACCACCTCCGTGGAGCTTTCTCTCGTCGATGACGTCTGGCAGGTGGCCTGGGATCCGGCGGCTGCCGTGGACGGGCTGGAACCCGGCCAGGTCCTGACGAAGTCATCAAATCCGGCCGAGCGCGGAGACATCCTCGGCGCAGACGGCGAGATTCTGGTGACTGACCGTCCTGTGATCCGCATCGGCATCGACAAGACCCAGCTCGAGGCTGACCAGTGGGCCGGATCGGCCGAGGCCCTGGCTGCGCTGCTGGGAGTTGACCCGGAGGCCTTCGCCGCCCAGGTCGACGGAGCGGGGCCGGAAGCGTTTGTTGAGGCGATCGTGTTGCGCGACGACGATTCCCGCGCTGTAACCGACGCGGAGCTGGCCGCCGTTCCGGGGGCCCTCGCGCTCCCCGACGAGCTGGCCCTCGCCCCCACCCGGACGTTCGCCCGTGAACTGTTGGGGTCGGTGGGCCTGGCGAGCGCGGAAATGATTGAGCAGTCCGACGGCGAACTGGAGTCTGGCGACGTCACTGGCCTGTCGGGACTGCAACTGCAGCACAACGATCAGCTCGCGGGTACGCCCGGTCTGGTCGTCTCGGCGGCACCCGCCGAACAAACCGGCGACGCCACCGGGCCGGTGGTGCTGTTCGAACAGGACCCAGTGCCAGGGGAACCGCTGACTACCACCCTCGACCAGACGCTACAGTCACTTGCCGAGGGTGTGCTTGAGGAGGAGCCGTCGGCGTCGTCAATCGTGGCGTTACGCCCGTCCACCGGGGAAATCCTGACCGTAGCGAACGGACCCGGCAGCGCCGGCCTGCAGACCGCGCTGTTGGGCCAGTACCCGCCGGGCTCAACCTTCAAGGTAGCCACCTCCTTAGCCCTGCTGCGGGAGGGGTTCACGCCCGAATCCGGCACCCAGTGCACCGAGGAACTCGTTGTTGACGGTAGATCCTTCAACAACGCCAGTACCTACCCAGCCGCGTTTCTTGGTGAGATTCCGCTGCTGCAGACCTTCGCCCAGTCCTGCAACACCGGGTTCATCGCCACGCGCGACGTCGTCTCCCAGGAAGAGCTGGCCGCTGCCGCCAGCGATCTGGGGGTGGGGGTCGAGGCCTCCATGGGGATCTCCGCGTTTTTCGGGTCAGTGCCCGAGACCGCCGAGGGCACTGCGCACGCGGCTTCAATGATCGGGCAGGGCGAGGTGCTGGTGTCCCCGCTGGCCCTCGCGGTGATGACCGCGAGTGTCGGCGCCGGTGAACGTGTTACCCCCACCCTGCTCGCAGCGGATTCGGCTAACGAGACAGCGGGCGAGACGGCCGGCGAATCCGACCCGTCGCCGTCGCCGGCTGGTACCCCGGGCGCGCTCACCGCCGACGAGGCGGGAACGCTGCGGACCCTGATGGCCGCGGTCGTCGCCGAGGGCGGCGCCACGGTGCTCGCCGATGTACCCGGGGATCCGGTCCTGGCGAAGACCGGCACCGCAGAATTCGGGGATGAGGACCCACCACGAACCCACGCGTGGATTGTGGCACTGCAGGGTGACCTTGCGGTCGCGGTGTTTGTGGAGGAGGGAGAGCTGGGATCCACCTCCGGCGGCCCGCTGATGGACGCTTTCCTGCGCGGCGCCGCGCAGTAG
- a CDS encoding response regulator transcription factor, translating into MYQHAGFSCASQHLPIFSTGFAGFVTPEDAYSDYTQLLGRDTVGVIVMTVLAADSVSVELKQIRVLIVDDHATFAELLAQALAWEPDLASVGFATSIGTAIKQFMLLHPDVVVMDYHLPDGDGITAAEQVLAVAPDTRVIMLTGDPNLQALGRAANSGICAFLPKDGSLMTLLETIRHARNGGMMVHPLLVTQLAARRKRPPSTGFASLTQRELEVLSLMAAGSDVRANAKALGITENTCRGYVKSILVKLGAHSQLEAVAVATRLGLLIEPRHG; encoded by the coding sequence TTGTATCAGCATGCGGGTTTCTCCTGTGCTTCCCAACATTTACCCATTTTTTCCACAGGATTTGCTGGTTTTGTCACCCCTGAGGATGCATACTCGGACTACACACAGCTGTTGGGGCGTGACACCGTAGGGGTGATTGTCATGACAGTTCTTGCAGCCGATTCTGTTAGCGTCGAGCTGAAGCAAATTCGTGTTCTTATCGTCGATGACCACGCAACCTTTGCTGAATTGCTGGCCCAGGCCCTCGCCTGGGAACCCGATCTGGCCAGCGTCGGATTCGCTACCAGCATTGGCACTGCAATCAAGCAGTTCATGTTGCTGCACCCCGACGTCGTCGTCATGGATTACCACCTGCCTGATGGCGACGGCATCACCGCAGCCGAACAGGTCCTCGCCGTGGCCCCAGATACCCGTGTGATCATGCTGACAGGCGATCCCAACCTGCAGGCACTTGGCCGGGCGGCCAACAGTGGCATCTGTGCCTTCCTCCCGAAGGACGGTTCCCTGATGACGTTGCTTGAGACGATCAGGCATGCCAGGAACGGTGGCATGATGGTGCATCCGCTTCTCGTTACTCAGCTCGCTGCACGCAGGAAACGGCCACCTTCCACCGGCTTTGCCTCGCTCACCCAGCGAGAACTGGAGGTCTTATCGTTAATGGCCGCAGGTAGCGATGTGCGTGCCAATGCGAAAGCACTGGGGATTACCGAGAACACTTGTCGAGGGTACGTGAAGTCCATTCTTGTGAAACTGGGGGCCCACTCGCAGCTCGAAGCAGTTGCTGTTGCCACCAGACTGGGCCTCCTGATTGAACCGCGGCATGGGTAA
- a CDS encoding BTAD domain-containing putative transcriptional regulator, whose product MDATHQPMANRPGPAPVHLSIQIIGKLRVRRGNEVLEAEHFGGPKPRQILEILLLTLGTPVSKDRLVEKLWGNHPPAESMATLESYVSVLRRHLQPGEGKAGPLRTSNGGYVMDPFLVDLDLDRFNSLMRAVRASSPAAAYPLLQQALELSAVPLLADELRPEWAQEERALHSARVTSALILAAEIACVLHQPDDGVLWARRALDADFLNEGAWTALVSALEQSGRHAEGLQAYERCRRALDLELGCTPGPKLRDAQLRLLRATADGQSELAEVLSALLVLHGRVEQRTGRNSVPPESSLGKTVRTAGEVLSSFLLKALATS is encoded by the coding sequence ATGGATGCTACTCATCAACCAATGGCCAACCGTCCTGGCCCAGCACCCGTTCACCTATCAATTCAGATCATCGGAAAGCTGCGGGTCCGCCGTGGCAATGAAGTCCTGGAAGCCGAGCACTTCGGCGGTCCCAAACCGCGCCAGATCCTTGAGATCCTGTTACTGACACTTGGAACACCGGTGTCGAAAGATCGACTCGTCGAAAAGCTCTGGGGAAACCACCCCCCAGCCGAGTCCATGGCGACGCTGGAAAGCTACGTCAGCGTCCTGCGACGCCACCTTCAACCGGGCGAAGGCAAGGCAGGGCCCCTGCGCACATCAAACGGCGGCTATGTCATGGATCCGTTTTTGGTGGATCTTGATCTGGACCGATTCAATTCTTTGATGCGTGCGGTGCGGGCTTCTTCACCCGCGGCTGCCTATCCCCTGCTCCAGCAGGCACTTGAGCTGTCAGCGGTCCCGCTTCTGGCCGACGAGCTTCGACCCGAATGGGCGCAGGAGGAGCGTGCCCTGCATTCCGCCCGGGTCACGTCTGCCCTGATCCTCGCCGCCGAAATCGCGTGTGTTCTGCACCAGCCCGACGACGGAGTCCTTTGGGCGCGGCGTGCCCTGGACGCCGATTTCCTCAACGAGGGCGCCTGGACGGCGCTGGTTTCGGCGTTGGAGCAGTCGGGGCGCCATGCGGAGGGTCTCCAGGCGTACGAGCGGTGCCGGCGGGCCCTGGATCTTGAGCTCGGCTGCACTCCCGGACCCAAACTTCGGGACGCCCAGCTCCGGTTGCTTCGCGCCACGGCTGACGGCCAATCTGAGTTGGCTGAAGTGCTTTCGGCTCTGCTGGTGTTGCATGGCCGGGTGGAGCAGCGTACAGGCCGAAATTCGGTGCCACCCGAGTCGTCCCTTGGGAAGACCGTCCGCACCGCAGGCGAGGTGTTGTCTTCCTTCCTACTGAAAGCTCTAGCAACCTCCTGA